The DNA sequence CATTAGGAATGACCAGTACTAGTCACATTCCTTTGTCGTCATCAGAACTAAATAATGTCTGGATGACGTATCAGAAGAAAACGTTAATCGTTCGCTTTTTAGAGCATTTCCAAGAGCATGTGGAGGATGCTGAAGCGAAACAAATATTAAAAGAGTATTACGATATTTCCTCAAAGGTAGTAACGGATTTGGAGAATATTTTTAGACAGGAAGGAGCTGCAGTTCCTCTTGGATTCACTGACAATGACGTCATAAAAGGAACGCCTAAGCTATTCGATTTTCATTATGATATGATGTTTGCTCGTCTTATGACGAAAATTAGTATTGGCTTATATGGACTTTATTCTACGATGTCATATCGCAAGGATATTCGGGACCTCTATAAGCAGTTAACTTTTGATGGTCAAAGTATTTACGATAAATGTACTGGTTTTTTATTAGATAAAGGGATTCTCTCTCGTCCCCCTTATGTCTCTATGCCGAAGGGGTATCCTTTCGTCCAAGATCAAGATTATTTATCAGGATACCATTTACTTAAAGAAACACGTTCGTTAAACACGACGGAGGTATCTCTCCTCCACCATGCTATTGAAACGAACTTAACAGGGATGCAGTTGATGATTGGTTTTGCGCAAAGTGCTCGTAACGAGGAAGTCAAAAAATATTTTGTAAAAGGGATGGAATTATCAAAGGAAGTGGAGACAACGCTTGGTGATTTTCTCCGCAAAGATTTTATCGAGCCACCTGCGACACATGCTGGCAAAGTAACAGCATCTAAAGTTCCACCTTTTTCAGATAAAATGATGATGTATATCACCAACTTATTAAGCACTTTTGGGCTTGGCAGTAATGCGCTTGGAGGCGCATTTAGCTTGCGGAGTGATTTACCGATAACGATGGCTCAAATTGGACAAAAAATATATTTCTTTGCAAAAGAAGGTGGAGAAATTATGATAAAAAACAGGTGGTTAGAAGAGCCTCCAAAAGTGGAAGACCGCAGAAAGTTAACACGTTAATAGTAGTTTCAGATTGGTTATGTAGTTTTTTGCGGGTATTGTTAAAATAGACTTACAGCGAGTCGGCGCTTTATCGTATACATATACGTCCGACTCGATAGCTATAATATCATTTTCCGTTTTTCTTGAGGTAAGTTGTTTTTTAAAAGTGTTCTTAATACGCCTATGTCTTCTTCAGAAGTAAAAAATCTTTTTGGTATGACGTGTGCCTGGTTTTTTGAGATGTAGAGTCTGAACATTGCCGGATGCTCGTGTGCTTTGAGGATGTCACTCCACTCCACTGTTACGTTTGAACGGTTTGTTAATTGCGTGATTCCTTCGTCTGAAATGTCGTATGTGATTTCCCTTTTTATAAACTTTGCTGTTTTAAACTCGTTACGTACGCGTAATAGTATTAGCGATCTTAAAAGAAGTGTTCCGAACGTAGCGAAAACGACAGCTAGAAATAATAACATTGGTAACCTGAAGACGAGGCTCGTTTCAGAAAGTGGCTGATTAAAAAGTAATCCTGTTAGTAAACTTGCAATGACAAAGAATGATATATATGTATTCCGTTGGTGAAGTTCATTGTATTTTTTGAAGTCTTCGTAGGTTAATGCCCCAGTTACTTTTAGTCGATTAGTCATATGATTTCCCTCCCGTAGAGGTTATCGTAACATATCATGGCGATGACTTCATTGAATAAGAAACGCAGCTCTTTAAATAACGTTTGTCCCTCTTGATGGGTCACTCGATTTCATGAGCTGCGTTTATTTATGTGTTAGTGCTTCACTACATTTCCCCCTAATGTAATGGTTTAGATGAAAGCTTGTCGCGGTCTGCTGCAGTTGGTGGTTCTTCTAGCCAACCATATTTAATGGTTAAGTTCGTGCCTTCATTCGCAAATTTAGCTACCTTTCCTGATAGTGCACCAAATTGTAAGTGAATATCGTGTCTTAAAATATTGGATACTGCAATTCCAAAGTTTTCTATTCCTGCCGCAATGGCTAATGCTGTGTGGAATAGCATTAGCTTATCTGAAAATGGTGCTTCGGTTGCATCTGTAATGTGTGCATCCATTAGCTTTGGCGCAGGAAGATCTTCATTTACTAGCAGCTTTTCTAGTTCTAAAAGTGTTTCTTGAGAGAGTTCTGCTCCCTTTCGGAAATAGCTTCTTAGTTCATCCATCGTCGTTGTTTGGCTAAATGCTAGTTGAAGTGCTTTTCCTAATATATTTGTATTCATGTTAAGTTGCAGATGTTTTATTTCGAGCGCAGTTAATGGTCTCGTTTTTCCTGTAATCACTGAAATAAAAGACTCTTTGTCAACGAAATCTCGTTTTTTAGGATAGGGAATCGTTGGTGGTGTAATGTCTAATCCTTTTTCACTTAGCAGGGTAATGCCTTTTTTATATGTAGCAATCGAGTCCTGCATACACATGTCAAAGTAGTCAATGATGTCGTGGCGCGATGCTGCAGCAATGGCATTTCCGTAGGAGATCATCGCTGCTTTCGACATTTCTGTCGTATAAAATACCATAAATGTGTCACTAAATAAACGTGGTGCCCCATTCCTAACATCACTTTCACCAAAAGCGACTGGAACCGGAATCCCTTCACTTTGATAGATTTGCTCAATAGCTTTCGTATGTTTTTGCGATACTTCATTAGCAAATGTAATGAACTGTTTTACGTCTTCATCTTCTACAACTTCAAGAAAGTGCTCAAACATACAAGAAAACAAGCTGTCACCTAAATAATTTGTAAAAAGGTCACCAATTTCAGCAGCAGAAAGCTTCTTATTTTGCTGGTGCTCCTTTACATGCATGATGGTTTCTTCATTATGAGATGAATGTTGTTTATCCATTTTTTCCTCCTCGAATGCTTTTCGAAGTTTAGTGTTTGTAAATTCTAAAAATATATTAGTGCTACTAAATATTTTTTAGGAAATATTTCGTGGGTAGATGAGCGTGACTTTTTTATACTCTTGGGCGTGAGTTTGTTGAAAGTGATAGACTGCGTAGTTATTTTGCACTAATCTATATAGGAATGGACAATACTAGGAGGGACAGACATGAGAGTAACAGCCATTATTCTTTATATTTTTACGGTTATTTTTATTTGGGTAGGTTTTGATAAGATTAGAAACTATGAGAATCCAGATTCGTATTTTAGGGATTCAGTCAACGCGTATGTTGGTGGCGATGCGTACAATTATATTATTAATGCTAACTATGCAACGGCTTATTTTGTACTAGGAGCGCTTTTTGCTATTGTCGGTACTTTGTTTTTAGTCGGGGGTATTATTAAAAATACGATCGAGGAAGCGAGTATGAATAACATGGTGCGAACGAGGTCTGTGGCTAGGGAAGAAAGTGTGCCGGATTTTAGTTCGAATGAGAGATGATTTGTGGGGTGTAGTCGTTTTTTTTGTGTTATGTGCAATTTTGGGAGAGTTACGCGCGATTCGAGGCTAGTTAAGAGCGATTTAGTCTTAGTTACGTGCGATTTCAGCAGAGTTACGAGCGATTTACCATTATACTGGAAAAAGATGACACAATAAAGTGTGTTCATTCACAACTAAAAGGACTTAGTTTTGTACTTGGGGCACTTTTTGCTATTTGTCGGTACTTTGTTTTTAGTTGGGGGTATTATGTGGGGCGA is a window from the Evansella cellulosilytica DSM 2522 genome containing:
- a CDS encoding DUF3231 family protein; protein product: MTSTSHIPLSSSELNNVWMTYQKKTLIVRFLEHFQEHVEDAEAKQILKEYYDISSKVVTDLENIFRQEGAAVPLGFTDNDVIKGTPKLFDFHYDMMFARLMTKISIGLYGLYSTMSYRKDIRDLYKQLTFDGQSIYDKCTGFLLDKGILSRPPYVSMPKGYPFVQDQDYLSGYHLLKETRSLNTTEVSLLHHAIETNLTGMQLMIGFAQSARNEEVKKYFVKGMELSKEVETTLGDFLRKDFIEPPATHAGKVTASKVPPFSDKMMMYITNLLSTFGLGSNALGGAFSLRSDLPITMAQIGQKIYFFAKEGGEIMIKNRWLEEPPKVEDRRKLTR
- a CDS encoding YcxB family protein; translated protein: MTNRLKVTGALTYEDFKKYNELHQRNTYISFFVIASLLTGLLFNQPLSETSLVFRLPMLLFLAVVFATFGTLLLRSLILLRVRNEFKTAKFIKREITYDISDEGITQLTNRSNVTVEWSDILKAHEHPAMFRLYISKNQAHVIPKRFFTSEEDIGVLRTLLKNNLPQEKRKMIL
- a CDS encoding DUF3231 family protein; translation: MDKQHSSHNEETIMHVKEHQQNKKLSAAEIGDLFTNYLGDSLFSCMFEHFLEVVEDEDVKQFITFANEVSQKHTKAIEQIYQSEGIPVPVAFGESDVRNGAPRLFSDTFMVFYTTEMSKAAMISYGNAIAAASRHDIIDYFDMCMQDSIATYKKGITLLSEKGLDITPPTIPYPKKRDFVDKESFISVITGKTRPLTALEIKHLQLNMNTNILGKALQLAFSQTTTMDELRSYFRKGAELSQETLLELEKLLVNEDLPAPKLMDAHITDATEAPFSDKLMLFHTALAIAAGIENFGIAVSNILRHDIHLQFGALSGKVAKFANEGTNLTIKYGWLEEPPTAADRDKLSSKPLH